The following coding sequences are from one Oncorhynchus kisutch isolate 150728-3 linkage group LG23, Okis_V2, whole genome shotgun sequence window:
- the LOC109868635 gene encoding glutamate receptor ionotropic, NMDA 1 isoform X5: MRLFLLAVFLSCSCARGGCEPKIVNIGAVLSQKRYEQVFKDAVTQANQIYGRDKFKLTAISVTHKPNAIQMALSVCEDLISNQVYAILVSHPPQSNDHLTPTPVSYTAGFYRIPVVGLTTRMSIYSDKSIHLSFLRTVPPYSHQAHVWFDMMREFRWNHIILIVSDDHEGRAAQKRLETLLEERETKNKKRNYENLDQLSYDNKRGPKAEKVLQFSQETNLTALLLEAKELEARVIILSASEEDAAAVYKAARFLNMTGSGYVWLVGEREMSGKALSEAPDGLIGLQLINGKNESAHINDAVAVVAQSIQELFEKENITEPPRGCVGNTNIWKTGPLFKRVLMSSKYPEGLTGRVEFNDDGDRKYAHYSILNYQKSRLIQVGIYNGTQVVMNNQRKIIWPGGETEKPRGFQMSTRLKIVTIHQEPFVYVKPTEQDGTCKEEKTLNGVADIKKVICTGPNETIPGRPIVPQCCYGFCIDLLIKLAGTMNFTYEVHLVADGKFGTQERVNNSNKKEWNGMMGELLGGLADMIVAPLTINNERAQYIEFSKPFKYQGLTILVKKEIPRSTLDSFMQPFQSTLWLLVGLSVHVVAVMLYLLDRFSPFGRFKVNSEEEEEDALTLSSAMWFSWGVLLNSGIGEGAPRSFSARILGMVWAGFAMIIVASYTANLAAFLVLDRPEERITGINDPRLRNPSDKFIYATVKQSSVDIYFRRQVELSTMYRHMEKHNYESAAEAIQAVRDNKLHAFIWDSAVLEFEASQKCDLVTTGELFFRSGFGIGMRKDSPWKQNVSLAILSSHENGFMEDLDKTWVRYQECDSRSNAPATLTFENMAGVFMLVAGGIAAGIFLIFIEIAYKRHKDARRKQMQLAFAAVNVWRKNLQDSKEASGSQAVGASMTPSLPSSSLETQDQYPPTDITGQLNLSDPSVSTVV; this comes from the exons ATGCGTCTGTTTCTGCTGGCGGTGTTCCTCTCGTGCTCCTGTGCGCGGGGAGGCTGCGAACCGAAGATAGTTAACATCGGAGCAGTCCTGAGTCAGAAGAGGTACGAGCAAGTCTTTAAGGATGCGGTGACCCAGGCGAATCAGATCTACGGGAGAGATAAATTCAAGTTGACCGCCATCTCCGTAACGCACAAACCCAACGCTATCCAGATGGCTCTCTCCGTCTGCGAGGACCTCATCTCTAACCAG GTGTATGCCATCCTGGTGAGTCATCCTCCCCAGTCCAATGACCACCTCACCCCCACGCCTGTGTCATACACCGCAGGCTTCTACCGCATCCCTGTGGTGGGCCTCACCACGCGCATGTCCATCTACTCCGACAAG AGTATCCACTTGTCCTTTCTGCGGACTGTCCCCCCGTACTCCCACCAGGCTCACGTGTGGTTCGACATGATGCGAGAGTTTCGATGGAACCACATCATCCTGATTGTCAGCGATGACCACGAGGGGCGGGCCGCGCAGAAGAGACTGGAGACCCTACTGGAGGAGAGGGAAACAAAG AATAAAAAAAGGAACTATGAAAACCTCGACCAACTGTCCTATGACAACAAGCGAGGACCTAAG GCAGAGAAAGTCCTCCAGTTCAGCCAGGAGACTAACTTAACTGCTCTGCTTCTGGAGGCCAAAGAGCTGGAGGCTCGTGTCATCATCCTCTCCGCCAG TGAAGAGGACGCTGCTGCAGTTTACAAGGCTGCCCGTTTCCTCAACATGACGGGCTCGGGTTACGTGTGGCTGGTGGGAGAGCGGGAGATGTCGGGTAAAGCCCTGAGTGAGGCACCAGATG GTCTCATCGGCCTCCAGCTCATCAACGGCAAGAACGAGTCGGCCCACATCAACGACGCAGTGGCAGTGGTGGCTCAGTCCATCCAGGAGCTGTTTGAGAAGGAGAACATCACGGAGCCGCCCAGAGGCTGTGTGGGAAACACCAACATCTGGAAGACCGGGCCCCTCTTCAAAAG GGTTCTGATGTCATCAAAGTACCCAGAGGGCCTCACTGGACGTGTGGAGTTCAATGACGATGGCGACAGGAAGTACGCTCACTACAGCATTCTCAACTACCAGAAGAGTCGACTCATTCAAGTCGGGATTTACAATGGAACACAG GTGGTGATGAATAATCAGAGGAAGATCATCTGGccgggaggagagacagagaaaccgcGGGGCTTTCAGATGTCCACGAGACTAAAG ATAGTGACCATACACCAGGAGCCCTTTGTGTATGTGAAACCCACTGAGCAGGATGGAACCTGCAAGGAGGAAAAAACCTTAAATGGAGTGGCAGATATTAAAAAGGTGATCTGCACTGGACCAAATGAGACCATCCCAG GACGTCCAATTGTACCTCAATGTTGTTATGGATTCTGTATCGATCTACTTATCAAGTTGGCCGGAACCATGAACTTTACCTATGAGGTGCACCTGGTGGCTGATGGGAAATTTGGAACACAGGAGCGG GTGAACAACAGCAACAAGAAAGAGTGGAATGGAATGATGGGAGAGCTCCTGGGGGGTCTGGCAGATATGATTGTTGCCCCGCTGACGATAAACAACGAACGAGCCCAGTACATCGAATTCTCCAAACCTTTTAAGTACCAAGGCCTAACCATCCTCGTTAAAAAG GAAATCCCTCGCAGTACACTGGACTCGTTCATGCAGCCGTTTCAGAGCACACTGTGGCTGCTGGTGGGTCTTTCGGTGCATGTGGTGGCGGTGATGCTTTACCTACTAGACCGGTTCAG cccGTTTGGGAGGTTTAAAGTAAacagtgaagaagaagaagaagacgccCTCACCTTGTCGTCAGCCATGTGGTTCTCCTGGGGAGTGTTGCTTAACTCCGGTATTGGGGAAG GCGCGCCGCGCAGCTTCTCAGCGAGAATCTTGGGCATGGTGTGGGCCGGCTTTGCCATGATCATAGTGGCATCGTATACTGCCAACCTGGCTGCCTTCCTGGTGCTGGACCGGCCTGAGGAGCGCATCACCGGCATCAACGACCCGAGG CTGAGGAACCCATCAGACAAGTTCATCTACGCCACTGTGAAGCAGAGCTCTGTGGACATCTACTTCCGGCGGCAGGTGGAGCTTAGCACCATGTACCGCCACATGGAGAAGCACAACTACGAGAGTGCCGCTGAGGCTATCCAGGCCGTGCGCGACAA CAAGCTGCATGCTTTCATCTGGGACTCTGCGGTGCTGGAGTTTGAAGCCTCGCAGAAGTGCGACCTGGTGACCACGGGAGAGCTGTTTTTCCGTTCGGGCTTTGGCATAGGCATGCGCAAGGACAGCCCCTGGAAACAGAATGTGTCCCTGGCCATTCTCAG TTCCCATGAGAATGGATTCATGGAAGATCTAGATAAAACCTGGGTGAGATACCAGGAGTGTGACTCACGGAGCAATGCCCCAGCCACACTCACCTTTGAGAACATGGCAG gagtGTTCATGCTGGTGGCTGGAGGCATAGCAGCAGGGATCTTCCTCATCTTTATTGAGATCGCCTACAAGCGACACAAAGACGCCCGAAGGAAGCAGATGCAGCTGGCCTTTGCGGCCGTCAACGTCTGGAGGAAGAACCTGCAG gacagtaaggaggcctctGGGAGCCAAGCTGTGGGCGCATCGATGACTCCATCGTTA C